The genomic stretch GATGCTGACATCCTGCTCATGACGGTCTATCATAGCTGCCACTTCGCTTTCCAGCATCTCCCTGATTTTCTCCGCATCCATGGCATCTACAATTAGCATCACGCTTTGTTTCAGAAAAGGATCCTTGATGGTAGCAGCCTGCTCTTCCAGAACTAAAAGTCCCTTTTTTCTAGCCGTTTTCGCCATATCCACCAGGGTATGAATAACGGCTTCCGAATTATACCGGTTGGAGCTGATCATAATTCCGATGTGTTTTGGAATCTGTGCCAGGGTCTTAAACGGAAAGCTGGCTATCAATGCTGCCACAGTGCCTCCCACAACGATGATAACACTGGGCATGTCCAAGAAATTCACCAGCTTATCTGCACCGATTCCGTAGATAATCAATACGATTCCCAGCACCCAGCCAACGATCAATGATACATCCATAAGTAACCTCCTATATTCCAGGCAGTACCTGGATTAAACGTTCTTTTTCTGCGCACGCGCATATATTTGAGCGTGGAATTCAATCACCCGGTCAATGATCTCATCAACACTTTCTTTTACCACATAATGTTTTCCATTAACCATTATTACATTTGACTCCGGTATGGTTTCAATCCGCTCAATCTGATTGCAATTGATTACAAATTCCTCATCATTCAGCCTTGTAAGACAAATCATGGCTCAACTCCTCTCATATAGGGAAGCGGCAGTCACCGCCTCCCTGAATCTACGTAAGTTTATTACCGCTTAATATTAACCAGTTCTTCAAGCATCTGATCTGTAACTGTAATGATTTTAGAGTTGGCCTGGAATCCTCTCTGTGTAGTGATCATATCTGTCATCTCAGTCGCAAGGTCCACCTTTGCCATTTCCAGATAATTTCCCATGATTCGGCCCTGGACGCCACCGGCTTCATAAATGCTTATGTTGCCAGCGTTACTGCCTGGGACATAATAATAGCCTGTTGTTTTTTCCAGACCGTTGACATTCTGAACACCTGCTAAGGCAATCTTACCGATGATAACTGTAGCGCCATTCTCGGAACTACCGACTAAGGTACCGTCCTGCTGGACTGCATAGTTGGTCAGCCTGGCAAGCTCATCATTTGCACCAGCATTGCCCACCTCCGTACTGGTAGAATCTTTCTGAGCTGTTTCAAGAGTCTTTTCGGCATTTGTTACTCCATTTTCGGCTGTTTTCACCATTGCTTCAGCCTTCTTTACAGCCTGGTTGGCGGTGTCCCGTTTGCCCTCAAGAGAATCAGGTTCAATTTTGCTTAAAGCCGCCTGAAGTTCATCCAACGCTTTTCTTGCCGCATCCAATGCTTCCTTATCTGTTGTTGTACCGCTGGCATTATAAGTAGCAAGAGCTGCTTCATAGGCATCCCAAACGCCAGGCATCTTTGAAGCATTATCCGCCAGTGCCTTTGGTGCGCGTAGTTCCGCCTGGCCTTCAATCAGTTTATATACTGCTTTTTCATAAACCGTTCTTGCCGTGTCATAAGCATTCTTCAGATCATCAGAATGTGCCGGATCATTTTTACCATCAAGCCATTCCGCATAAGCCTTTTCCATGGCTGTCTTAGCATCATCACGATTTGTCGTTAATGTTTTAATATCCAGCGATGTACTCTTATCCCCATACGCCTTATCTGCCGCAATATATTCTTCTCTTGCTTTTCCCAAATCCAAATTCAATTTGCTTAAGTTTGCTCGTGCTTCCTCAAGAGCTTTTCTTGCCTCATTTACCTTCTCCGCTGCAGTCTTATTACCTATCGTTGCCATATCTGATTCCATGGGAATCCTCAGTGGTTTTAATGATGTGGTATCAAAACTATCGCTGCTGGATAAATCGCTGCTGCTATTTGAAAATCCATATACATAATTTCCTGAATCATCAACCAGATAACCCTGATTATCCACAGTAAATTGCCCTACTCTGGAAAGAGACAGACCTTTGGAGGAAATGACATCTGAATCCTCAAGGGAAAAACCCTCTCCGTCTCCAACCATTGGACCTACAATATAAAATCCTGTACCGTCAATATAGCAGTCAAGCCCTCTGGAAGAAGGCGACGGGCTTCCCATTGAGAAATCATATGTGATGCTTCCGGTAGTTACACCATATCCTACCTGATTGGCGTTGGTTCCTCCATAGCCGCCGGCAGCTGTACTGCCTTTTGAGCTAGATGACGTGTTCATGTACATAGTATCTTTAAAGGACATAGTGCCCGCCTTAAATCCCCATGTATTCACGTTAGCTATATTATTACCGATAACATCCATTTTGGCCTGGTGAGTCCTAAGACCTGCCACACCGGCAAACATTG from Lacrimispora sphenoides JCM 1415 encodes the following:
- a CDS encoding motility protein A, whose translation is MDVSLIVGWVLGIVLIIYGIGADKLVNFLDMPSVIIVVGGTVAALIASFPFKTLAQIPKHIGIMISSNRYNSEAVIHTLVDMAKTARKKGLLVLEEQAATIKDPFLKQSVMLIVDAMDAEKIREMLESEVAAMIDRHEQDVSIYDRGSGVAPAFGMIGTLVGLVNMLKSMDMSGNGSNSLGADMSVALITTFYGCILAHLLFNPMGKKLRIRNEEEVLYKQIIIEGVLSIQAGDNPKYLEEKLLSYLSQKQQGKITMKKPVSEGSVNTD
- a CDS encoding flagellar FlbD family protein, producing the protein MICLTRLNDEEFVINCNQIERIETIPESNVIMVNGKHYVVKESVDEIIDRVIEFHAQIYARAQKKNV
- a CDS encoding flagellar hook-basal body complex protein, producing the protein MVKSMFAGVAGLRTHQAKMDVIGNNIANVNTWGFKAGTMSFKDTMYMNTSSSSKGSTAAGGYGGTNANQVGYGVTTGSITYDFSMGSPSPSSRGLDCYIDGTGFYIVGPMVGDGEGFSLEDSDVISSKGLSLSRVGQFTVDNQGYLVDDSGNYVYGFSNSSSDLSSSDSFDTTSLKPLRIPMESDMATIGNKTAAEKVNEARKALEEARANLSKLNLDLGKAREEYIAADKAYGDKSTSLDIKTLTTNRDDAKTAMEKAYAEWLDGKNDPAHSDDLKNAYDTARTVYEKAVYKLIEGQAELRAPKALADNASKMPGVWDAYEAALATYNASGTTTDKEALDAARKALDELQAALSKIEPDSLEGKRDTANQAVKKAEAMVKTAENGVTNAEKTLETAQKDSTSTEVGNAGANDELARLTNYAVQQDGTLVGSSENGATVIIGKIALAGVQNVNGLEKTTGYYYVPGSNAGNISIYEAGGVQGRIMGNYLEMAKVDLATEMTDMITTQRGFQANSKIITVTDQMLEELVNIKR